In Nicotiana tabacum cultivar K326 chromosome 19, ASM71507v2, whole genome shotgun sequence, one DNA window encodes the following:
- the LOC107817854 gene encoding uncharacterized protein LOC107817854, whose protein sequence is MTQKAGLFKGQQKKKSVPSRHGKAPQIRKGKRAVKPSKNTKQMDVDRELTKFINHCNEVKAATFATKDGGQLNIIKPQPESSSGAKK, encoded by the exons ATGACACAAAAGGCAGGTCTTTTCAAAGGGCAACAGAAGAAGAAATCAGTACCTAGTCGTCATGGAAAAGCCCCTCAAATTCGCAAAG GGAAGAGAGCTGTGAAACCGTCAAAGAATACAAAGCAGATGGATGTCGATCGG GAGTTGACAAAGTTTATAAATCACTGCAATGAAGTAAAAGCAGCTACATTTGCTACTAAGGATGGTGGTCaattaaatataataaaaccACAGCCTGAGTCCTCCAGTGGTGCAAAGAAGTAG
- the LOC107799619 gene encoding putative disease resistance RPP13-like protein 1, whose amino-acid sequence MAVAEVFLSAFITVLFEKLASGEILNFARKEGIQFQLKKWSRTLSKILAALADAEEKQITDKAVKLWLEDLRDLAYDLDDVLDEVSTEIFRRKMMTEFNSKRSKLQKLIPTCCTSLTPSTLKFNHTLESKLGKINSRLLEMAQQKIDLGLSENNGGRFSFIRMRERMPTTSLVDESRVYGREKDKHAILDLLLSNQGNCDFEACIIPIVGMGGVGKTTLAQLAYNDAKINDCFDLKIWVCVSEVFDVLGITNLIFESVAPESREIKGLDMLQVSLKEKLSKNRFLLVLDDVWNENYGMWDLLLSPLRVGLPGSKIVVTTRNEGVASVMSSVTPYRLKELASSDCLSLFCQHALGSINFDAQPDLRMIGERLVKKCKGLPLAAKTLGGLLRTKSRPKEWEDILNSKIWDLPEEKSDILPVLRLSYYHLPSDLKPLFAYCSIFPKDYEFDKDELILLWMGEGFLQQSEGKKILEELGDECFNELLSRSFFQHSSGNESRFMMHDLIHDLAEFVAGDICFRLDERSEGTQRTTNCQKARHSSYVRRQYEIFKRFSSLHAVQGLRTFLPLEVQKLEGWQKSYISKGLLDFLPKLRSLRILSLSGYCIAELPNSVGDLIHLRFLDLSETSIKQLPESICSLYNLQSLLLCGCYRLTKLPATLGNLINLRHLNNADTEQLQEMPTGIYKLTSLQTLHKMVLGRSNSLKLWELKSLSNLHGTLAITELQSVTDTTDAREADLASKKGIDELVMEFNKDFDGSRDARLEKDVLELLQPHGNLGRLSILFYGGIEYPSWISPGLLKSLTHLTLGGCRSFTLPTLGQLPLLAELYVHDMPCVKRVGTEFCGGDDPLNLGFPALEVLRFENLPEWEEWYISLSNAFPRLHELSICNCPKLSVVSLSNFPVLRELNLDECNVQVLRSIFGIFSVKVLKIRCVWGLSLLSKELTQYLGSLEDLDITECGDLISLWDGKSSIEHLSNLKNLGISKCPQLKCLSLEENALPQTPESLSICECSNFENLPCGFDNALSLRQLRIRSCPKIVSLDVAELSTMLKRVEIAHCVALETLPHRSHCLEELKIDGCPSLRSISTHRLPTTLKVLQIDNCRELASVSDTLLQGSSSFERLRISNWPSFTVLLRSVERMPTLFSCLVELHISRCDTLESFPHGCLPSHNLRSLSIWSCSNLHKLPDQIGGLTSLESLMLHDCTSLESFPEQELPPNLTSLWASSCHTLKPLSEWGLHKLTTLQKLTVIDGFMDLVSFPDDCVLPSSLTSLWLGRLCNLESLSKGLVNLSSLEHLLIRDCAKLRHLPNQELLDTISYLEIRGSPLLKEKCLKEKGEYWLKIANIPCVHIDGTLLHEQNS is encoded by the coding sequence ATGGCTGTAGCAGAGGTGTTTCTTTCAGCATTCATCACTGTGTTGTTTGAGAAGTTAGCTTCTGGGGAGATTTTGAACTTTGCAAGAAAAGAAGGAATCCAGTTTCAGCTCAAGAAATGGAGCAGAACATTGTCCAAGATTCTGGCAGCGCTTGCTGATGCTGAAGAGAAGCAAATCACTGATAAAGCTGTGAAATTGTGGCTAGAAGATCTCAGGGACTTGGCTTATGACTTGGATGATGTTCTTGATGAGGTTTCCACAGAGATTTTCCGGCGCAAAATGATGACAGAATTTAATTCCAAGAGAAGTAAGTTACAAAAACTGATCCCTACTTGCTGTACCAGTTTGACTCCTAGTACTTTGAAGTTTAACCATACTTTAGAGTCCAAGCTAGGGAAGATCAACTCTAGATTACTAGAGATGGCACAGCAGAAAATTGATTTAGGCTTGAGTGAAAATAATGGAGGGAGGTTTAGTTTTATTAGAATGAGAGAACGGATGCCTACAACTTCCTTAGTGGATGAATCTAGAGTTTATGGCCGTGAAAAGGATAAGCATGCCATTCTTGATTTATTGCTGAGTAATCAGGGAAATTGTGATTTTGAAGCTTGCATCATTCCAATTGTTGGAATGGGTGGTGTTGGCAAGACAACCCTTGCTCAACTTGCATACAATGATGCCAAAATTAATGATTGCTTCGATTTGAAGATTTGGGTCTGTGTTTCTGAAGTTTTTGATGTATTGGGCATAACCAACTTGATTTTTGAGTCTGTGGCACCCGAAAGTAGAGAGATTAAGGGCTTGGATATGCTTCAAGTAAGTTTAAAGGAGAAGCTTTCGAAGAACAGGTTTCTTCTTGTACTTGATGATGTATGGAATGAGAATTACGGAATGTGGGATCTCCTTCTGAGTCCCTTGCGAGTTGGACTGCCTGGAAGTAAAATTGTTGTCACGACGCGCAATGAGGGTGTTGCATCTGTTATGAGTTCTGTTACTCCTTATCGATTGAAGGAGTTAGCAAGTAGTGATTGCCTATCATTATTCTGTCAGCATGCTTTGGGTTCAATAAATTTTGATGCACAGCCGGACTTGAGGATGATTGGTGAGAGATTGGTGAAAAAATGTAAAGGCTTGCCTTTGGCTGCAAAGACTCTTGGTGGTCTCTTGCGAACAAAATCAAGGCCAAAGGAGTGGGAAGATATACTAAATAGCAAGATATGGGATTTACCTGAAGAAAAAAGTGACATTCTTCCTGTTTTACGGTTGAGCTATTATCATCTCCCTTCTGATTTGAAGCCCTTGTTTGCATACTGCTCAATATTTCCGAAGGATTATGAGTTTGACAAGGACGAGCTTATTTTGTTGTGGATGGGGGAAGGATTCTTGCAGCAatcagaaggaaagaaaatactTGAAGAATTGGGTGATGAATGCTTTAATGAGCTGTTATCGAGGTCATTTTTCCAACATTCTAGTGGTAATGAATCAAGATTCATGATGCATGATTTAATACATGATTTAGCCGAGTTTGTTGCTGGAGACATATGCTTTAGGTTGGATGAAAGATCAGAGGGTACACAAAGGACAACAAATTGTCAGAAGGCGAGACATTCATCTTATGTTCGTCGGCAGTATGAAATTTTTAAAAGGTTCAGTTCCCTCCATGCCGTTCAAGGTCTAAGGACATTTTTACCCTTAGAGGTTCAGAAGTTAGAAGGTTGGCAGAAGTCCTACATATCAAAAGGCTTATTGGATTTCCTACCTAAACTACGTTCCTTGAGAATTCTGTCATTAAGTGGATATTGCATAGCTGAGCTACCAAACTCCGTTGGTGATTTGATACATTTGCGCTTCCTTGACTTATCGGAGACATCAATTAAGCAGCTACCAGAATCAATTTGTTCTCTCTATAATCTACAGTCCCTTTTGCTGTGTGGTTGCTACAGACTCACTAAGTTGCCAGCAACATTAGGAAATCTAATCAACCTCAGACATCTTAATAATGCTGACACCGAGCAATTACAAGAGATGCCCACAGGAATCTATAAGTTGACAAGTCTGCAGACTCTCCACAAAATGGTATTAGGCAGAAGTAATAGCTTGAAACTGTGGGAGCTAAAAAGCCTGTCGAATCTCCATGGAACACTTGCCATTACGGAGTTGCAGAGTGTCACTGATACTACAGATGCAAGGGAAGCTGATTTAGCTTCTAAAAAAGGCATTGATGAGTTGGTGATGGAATTCAACAAAGATTTTGATGGTTCAAGGGATGCAAGACTTGAAAAGGATGTTCTTGAACTATTACAACCTCATGGGAACTTGGGAAGACTCAGTATACTGTTTTATGGGGGAATAGAATATCCAAGTTGGATAAGCCCGGGCTTGCTTAAAAGCTTAACTCATTTGACATTAGGTGGTTGTAGAAGCTTCACCTTGCCAACACTTGGGCAGCTGCCGCTTCTTGCAGAATTGTATGTTCATGACATGCCATGTGTGAAAAGGGTAGGTACTGAGTTTTGTGGAGGTGATGATCCCTTAAATTTGGGTTTTCCAGCACTGGAAGTTCTGAGGTTTGAAAACTTGCCGGAATGGGAGGAATGGTACATTTCGCTCAGCAATGCGTTTCCTCGACTCCATGAGCTTAGCATATGTAATTGTCCCAAATTGAGTGTTGTTTCTCTCTCTAATTTTCCAGTACTTCGTGAGCTGAATTTAGATGAATGTAACGTGCAAGTCCTTAGAAGCATTTTTGGCATCTTTTCCGTAAAGGTCCTGAAAATTCGCTGTGTTTGGGGACTCAGTCTACTATCTAAAGAGTTAACACAGTATCTGGGGTCACTTGAAGATTTGGATATAACTGAGTGTGGGGATCTGATATCACTGTGGGATGGTAAATCTTCAATAGAACATCTCagtaatctgaaaaatctgggaATTTCTAAGTGTCCCCAACTGAAGTGCTTGTCACTAGAAGAGAATGCATTGCCTCAGACACCTGAATCTTTGTCCATATGTGAGTGCTCTAATTTTGAGAATCTTCCCTGTGGATTTGACAACGCATTATCTCTCAGACAGTTGCGCATCAGATCATGCCCGAAAATTGTCTCACTTGATGTTGCTGAGCTATCTACCATGCTTAAACGAGTTGAAATTGCACATTGTGTGGCTTTGGAGACCTTGCCTCATCGGAGCCATTGTCTTGAGGAGCTCAAGATTGACGGCTGCCCATCACTCAGATCCATTTCAACTCACAGACTGCCAACTACTCTTAAGGTACTCCAAATTGATAATTGTAGGGAGCTCGCTTCAGTTTCAGATACATTGCTGCAGGGAAGCAGTAGTTTCGAACGTCTCAGGATTTCTAATTGGCCAAGTTTCACCGTGTTACTGAGATCTGTAGAAAGAATGCCAACTTTATTTTCATGTCTTGTCGAATTGCACATAAGTCGTTGTGATACTCTAGAGTCTTTCCCACATGGTTGCTTGCCTTCCCATAATCTGAGAAGCCTTTCAATCTGGAGCTGCAGCAATCTCCACAAACTGCCTGATCAGATTGGAGGCCTTACATCACTTGAGTCCCTGATGCTACATGATTGTACCAGTCTCGAGTCATTTCCTGAGCAGGAGTTGCCTCCCAACTTAACTTCACTTTGGGCCAGCAGCTGTCACACACTCAAACCTCTATCAGAATGGGGTCTGCACAAGCTCACCACTCTCCAAAAGTTGACAGTCATTGATGGATTCATGGATCTCGTTTCATTTCCCGATGATTGCGTGCTTCCATCCAGTTTAACCTCACTTTGGCTTGGTAGACTCTGCAATcttgaatctctttccaagggACTCGTAAATCTGTCTTCTCTAGAGCATCTGCTAATAAGGGACTGCGCCAAGCTTCGTCACTTGCCTAATCAAGAGTTGCTTGATACAATCTCATATCTGGAAATTCGAGGCTCGCCACTTCTAAAAGAAAAGTGCTTGAAGGAGAAAGGAGAATACTGGTTGAAGATAGCAAACATTCCGTGCGTACATATTGACGGTACTCTGCTTCATGAACAAAATTCATAG